One region of Anoplopoma fimbria isolate UVic2021 breed Golden Eagle Sablefish chromosome 10, Afim_UVic_2022, whole genome shotgun sequence genomic DNA includes:
- the casd1 gene encoding N-acetylneuraminate 9-O-acetyltransferase isoform X1: MEPVPAADPADGAQGGAPLLDRTGACCHGGAKMAVLAYSLGKREINHHFTIRNAKLISLVLVISLLVLHTASRYYGGGDSCERLLSKGRYLGENVWQPYGCMMHKYKSIEAKTCLAEKRVAFVGDSRIRQLFYSFIKIIDPERREDGNKHEDISFEVETSSVNVDFLWYPEANNSMKERLISWTHEGSAKPDVVILGAATWSIKLHSGSSETLEQYKANLTAIAVHLEKLADHGEVYWVLQDPVNEEVLSENRKMITNQQLELYNEVAADVLNSSKRNGRSRVKLLAASRQAALETITQSDDGLHLPESTRNVGAMVLMNSLCNKLLRPIDGSCCQTLPPLNLLQKLSLCFFLGSALVYLVFHVLCNNRHRRPVPADVESLEEKKPATAAAPLGPKALFQALCRMGIIMIYFYLCDRADVFMKEQKFYTHSTFFIPLIYIFVLGVFYNENSKETKLLNREQTDEWKGWMQLVILIYHISGASAFIPVYMHVRVLVAAYLFQTGYGHFSFFWLKGDFGLYRVCQVLFRLNFLVLVLCVVMDRPYQFYYFVPLVTFWFVVIYSTLAMWPQILQKKANSSGLWHLGVLAKLLGLLLFICIFAFSEGFFEQIFSVWPISMLFELNGSVHEWWFRWKLDRFAVIHGMLFAFIYLVLQKRQVLSESKGEALFSPKISNLLLFLSVVSFITYSIWASSCKTKTECNEMHPYISVVQILAFILIRNIPGYARSIYSSFFAWFGKISLELFICQYHIWLAADTKGILVLIPGNPSLNIMVSTFIFVCVAHEISLITNDLAQVVIPKDSVALLKRLGAVGILSLVVLLLPRSSKPTPGA, translated from the exons ATGGAACCCGTGCCGGCGGCGGACCCGGCAGACGGCGCACAGGGAGGAGCGCCGCTGTTAGACCGCACAGGTGCTTGTTGTCATGGAGGAGCAAAGATGGCGGTCCTGGCCTATAGCCTGGGTAAACGCGAAATAAACCATCACTTCACCATCAGGAATGCCAAACTGATCTCGCTGGTACTCGTCATCTCGCTGCTTGTGCTCCACACAGCGTCGCGGTACTATGGAG GCGGAGACTCATGTGAACGGCTGCTGTCCAAAGGACGCTACTTGGGGGAGAACGTATGGCAGCCGTATGGCTGCATGATGCACAAATACAAAAGCAT TGAAGCCAAAACTTGCCTTGCTGAAAAGCGAGTGGCCTTTGTTGGTGATTCACGAATCAGGCAGCTATTTTACTCCTTCATCAAAATTATTGACCCTGAGCGAAGAGAAGATGGAAACAAG CACGAGGACATTTCCTTTGAAGTTGAGACTTCCTCTGTCAATGTG GACTTTCTGTGGTATCCAGAGGCAAATAATTCAATGAAGGAGCGCTTGATATCATGGACACAC GAAGGTTCAGCAAAGCCAGATGTTGTCATCCTTGGAGCTGCAACA TGGTCCATCAAGCTGCACAGTGGCAGCAGCGAGACGCTGGAGCAGTACAAAGCCAACCTGACAGCCATCGCTGTgcacctggagaagctggctGACCATGGAGAGGTCTATTGGGTCCTGCAAG ACCCAGTGAATGAGGAGGTGTTGAGTGAGAACAGGAAGATGATCACCAATCAACAGCTGGAGCTGTACAATGAAGTGGCGGCGGACGTGCTCAACAGCAGCAAGCGTAACGGCAGGTCCCGGGTCAAGCTGTTGGCTGCGTCCCGCCAGGCTGCGCTGGAAACTATCACCCAGTCAGACGACGGCTTGCACCTGCCTGAGAGCACCAGGAATGTG GGAGCCATGGTCCTCATGAACTCTCTCTGCAACAAGCTGCTGAGGCCCATTGACGGCTCCTGCTGCCAGACGTTGCCACCCCTGAACCTCCTGCAGAAACTGTCATTATGTTTCTTCCTGGGCTCGGCCCTGGTCTATCTGGTCTTCCACGTCCTCTGCAACAACCGTCACCGCCGACCTGTGCCAGCAGACGTAGAGAGCCTCGAGGAGAAGAAGCCAGCGACTGCAGCTGCCCCTCTGGGTCCAAAGGCGCTGTTCCAGGCCCTGTGCAGGATGGGCATCATCATGATCTATTTTTACCTTTGTGACAGAGCAGATGTGTTCATGAAAGAGCAGAAGTTCTACACTCACTCCACGTTCTTCATCCCTCTTATCTATATATTTGTCCTGGGAGTGTTCTACAATGAGAACAGCAAGGAG aCAAAATTACTCAACCGTGAGCAAACAGACGAGTGGAAAGGCTGGATGCAGTTGGTCATCCTCATCTATCACATATCTGGAGCCAGCGCT TTCATTCCGGTGTACATGCATGTGCGGGTGCTGGTGGCAGCGTACCTCTTTCAGACTGGCTATGgacacttttcctttttctggcTTAAAGGAGACTTTGGACTGTATAGAGTGTGCCAG GTACTTTTCCGTCTAAACTTCCTGGTCTTGGTGCTGTGTGTAGTAATGGACAGACCCTACCAGTTCTATTACTTTGTCCCATTGGTCACCTTCTGGTTTGTCGTCATCTACTCCACGCTGGCCATGTGGCCTCAGATCCTTCAGAAGAAGGCCAACAGTAG TGGCCTGTGGCACCTCGGGGTCTTGGCGAAGTTACTGGGTCTCCTGCTGTTCATCTGCATCTTTGCCTTTTCAGAG GGTTTCTTTGAGCAAATCTTCTCTGTTTGGCCCATCTCCATGCTCTTTGAGCTGAATGGAAGCGTCCACGAGTGGTGGTTCAGATGGAAGCTGGACCGATTT GCGGTGATACACGGCATGTTATTTGCCTTCATCTATCTGGTGCTTCAGAAGCGCCAGGTTCTGTCCGAGAGCAAAGGGGAGGCGCTCTTCTCTCCCAAGATCTCCaacctgctcctcttcctctccgtcgTCTCCTTCATA ACCTACTCAATATGGGCCAGCAGCTGCAAAACCAAAACGGAGTGTAACGAGATGCATCCTTACATCTCTGTGGTCCAg ATTCTGGCCTTCATTCTCATCAGGAACATTCCCGGCTATGCCCGCTCTATATATAGCTCATTCTTTGCGTGGTTTGGAAAGATCTCCTTGGAG CTGTTCATATGCCAGTACCACATCTGGCTGGCAGCAGACACCAAGGGGATTTTGGTCCTGATCCCAGGAAACCCTTCACTCAACATCATGGTCAGCACcttcatctttgtgtgtgtggctcatGAGATTTCCCTCATCACCAATGATCTGGCCCAGGTGGTCATCCCCAAAGACAGCGTGGCCCTGCTGAAGAGACTGGGGGCCGTTGGGATCCTCAGTCTGGTTGTATTACTGCTGCCCAGGAGCAGCAAGCCCACACCTGGTGCCTGA
- the casd1 gene encoding N-acetylneuraminate 9-O-acetyltransferase isoform X3: MEPVPAADPADGAQGGAPLLDRTGACCHGGAKMAVLAYSLGGDSCERLLSKGRYLGENVWQPYGCMMHKYKSIEAKTCLAEKRVAFVGDSRIRQLFYSFIKIIDPERREDGNKHEDISFEVETSSVNVDFLWYPEANNSMKERLISWTHEGSAKPDVVILGAATWSIKLHSGSSETLEQYKANLTAIAVHLEKLADHGEVYWVLQDPVNEEVLSENRKMITNQQLELYNEVAADVLNSSKRNGRSRVKLLAASRQAALETITQSDDGLHLPESTRNVGAMVLMNSLCNKLLRPIDGSCCQTLPPLNLLQKLSLCFFLGSALVYLVFHVLCNNRHRRPVPADVESLEEKKPATAAAPLGPKALFQALCRMGIIMIYFYLCDRADVFMKEQKFYTHSTFFIPLIYIFVLGVFYNENSKETKLLNREQTDEWKGWMQLVILIYHISGASAFIPVYMHVRVLVAAYLFQTGYGHFSFFWLKGDFGLYRVCQVLFRLNFLVLVLCVVMDRPYQFYYFVPLVTFWFVVIYSTLAMWPQILQKKANSSGLWHLGVLAKLLGLLLFICIFAFSEGFFEQIFSVWPISMLFELNGSVHEWWFRWKLDRFAVIHGMLFAFIYLVLQKRQVLSESKGEALFSPKISNLLLFLSVVSFITYSIWASSCKTKTECNEMHPYISVVQILAFILIRNIPGYARSIYSSFFAWFGKISLELFICQYHIWLAADTKGILVLIPGNPSLNIMVSTFIFVCVAHEISLITNDLAQVVIPKDSVALLKRLGAVGILSLVVLLLPRSSKPTPGA; the protein is encoded by the exons ATGGAACCCGTGCCGGCGGCGGACCCGGCAGACGGCGCACAGGGAGGAGCGCCGCTGTTAGACCGCACAGGTGCTTGTTGTCATGGAGGAGCAAAGATGGCGGTCCTGGCCTATAGCCTGG GCGGAGACTCATGTGAACGGCTGCTGTCCAAAGGACGCTACTTGGGGGAGAACGTATGGCAGCCGTATGGCTGCATGATGCACAAATACAAAAGCAT TGAAGCCAAAACTTGCCTTGCTGAAAAGCGAGTGGCCTTTGTTGGTGATTCACGAATCAGGCAGCTATTTTACTCCTTCATCAAAATTATTGACCCTGAGCGAAGAGAAGATGGAAACAAG CACGAGGACATTTCCTTTGAAGTTGAGACTTCCTCTGTCAATGTG GACTTTCTGTGGTATCCAGAGGCAAATAATTCAATGAAGGAGCGCTTGATATCATGGACACAC GAAGGTTCAGCAAAGCCAGATGTTGTCATCCTTGGAGCTGCAACA TGGTCCATCAAGCTGCACAGTGGCAGCAGCGAGACGCTGGAGCAGTACAAAGCCAACCTGACAGCCATCGCTGTgcacctggagaagctggctGACCATGGAGAGGTCTATTGGGTCCTGCAAG ACCCAGTGAATGAGGAGGTGTTGAGTGAGAACAGGAAGATGATCACCAATCAACAGCTGGAGCTGTACAATGAAGTGGCGGCGGACGTGCTCAACAGCAGCAAGCGTAACGGCAGGTCCCGGGTCAAGCTGTTGGCTGCGTCCCGCCAGGCTGCGCTGGAAACTATCACCCAGTCAGACGACGGCTTGCACCTGCCTGAGAGCACCAGGAATGTG GGAGCCATGGTCCTCATGAACTCTCTCTGCAACAAGCTGCTGAGGCCCATTGACGGCTCCTGCTGCCAGACGTTGCCACCCCTGAACCTCCTGCAGAAACTGTCATTATGTTTCTTCCTGGGCTCGGCCCTGGTCTATCTGGTCTTCCACGTCCTCTGCAACAACCGTCACCGCCGACCTGTGCCAGCAGACGTAGAGAGCCTCGAGGAGAAGAAGCCAGCGACTGCAGCTGCCCCTCTGGGTCCAAAGGCGCTGTTCCAGGCCCTGTGCAGGATGGGCATCATCATGATCTATTTTTACCTTTGTGACAGAGCAGATGTGTTCATGAAAGAGCAGAAGTTCTACACTCACTCCACGTTCTTCATCCCTCTTATCTATATATTTGTCCTGGGAGTGTTCTACAATGAGAACAGCAAGGAG aCAAAATTACTCAACCGTGAGCAAACAGACGAGTGGAAAGGCTGGATGCAGTTGGTCATCCTCATCTATCACATATCTGGAGCCAGCGCT TTCATTCCGGTGTACATGCATGTGCGGGTGCTGGTGGCAGCGTACCTCTTTCAGACTGGCTATGgacacttttcctttttctggcTTAAAGGAGACTTTGGACTGTATAGAGTGTGCCAG GTACTTTTCCGTCTAAACTTCCTGGTCTTGGTGCTGTGTGTAGTAATGGACAGACCCTACCAGTTCTATTACTTTGTCCCATTGGTCACCTTCTGGTTTGTCGTCATCTACTCCACGCTGGCCATGTGGCCTCAGATCCTTCAGAAGAAGGCCAACAGTAG TGGCCTGTGGCACCTCGGGGTCTTGGCGAAGTTACTGGGTCTCCTGCTGTTCATCTGCATCTTTGCCTTTTCAGAG GGTTTCTTTGAGCAAATCTTCTCTGTTTGGCCCATCTCCATGCTCTTTGAGCTGAATGGAAGCGTCCACGAGTGGTGGTTCAGATGGAAGCTGGACCGATTT GCGGTGATACACGGCATGTTATTTGCCTTCATCTATCTGGTGCTTCAGAAGCGCCAGGTTCTGTCCGAGAGCAAAGGGGAGGCGCTCTTCTCTCCCAAGATCTCCaacctgctcctcttcctctccgtcgTCTCCTTCATA ACCTACTCAATATGGGCCAGCAGCTGCAAAACCAAAACGGAGTGTAACGAGATGCATCCTTACATCTCTGTGGTCCAg ATTCTGGCCTTCATTCTCATCAGGAACATTCCCGGCTATGCCCGCTCTATATATAGCTCATTCTTTGCGTGGTTTGGAAAGATCTCCTTGGAG CTGTTCATATGCCAGTACCACATCTGGCTGGCAGCAGACACCAAGGGGATTTTGGTCCTGATCCCAGGAAACCCTTCACTCAACATCATGGTCAGCACcttcatctttgtgtgtgtggctcatGAGATTTCCCTCATCACCAATGATCTGGCCCAGGTGGTCATCCCCAAAGACAGCGTGGCCCTGCTGAAGAGACTGGGGGCCGTTGGGATCCTCAGTCTGGTTGTATTACTGCTGCCCAGGAGCAGCAAGCCCACACCTGGTGCCTGA
- the casd1 gene encoding N-acetylneuraminate 9-O-acetyltransferase isoform X2, translating into MEPVPAADPADGAQGGAPLLDRTGACCHGGAKMAVLAYSLGKREINHHFTIRNAKLISLVLVISLLVLHTASRYYGGGDSCERLLSKGRYLGENVWQPYGCMMHKYKSIEAKTCLAEKRVAFVGDSRIRQLFYSFIKIIDPERREDGNKHEDISFEVETSSVNVDFLWYPEANNSMKERLISWTHEGSAKPDVVILGAATWSIKLHSGSSETLEQYKANLTAIAVHLEKLADHGEVYWVLQDPVNEEVLSENRKMITNQQLELYNEVAADVLNSSKRNGRSRVKLLAASRQAALETITQSDDGLHLPESTRNVGAMVLMNSLCNKLLRPIDGSCCQTLPPLNLLQKLSLCFFLGSALVYLVFHVLCNNRHRRPVPADVESLEEKKPATAAAPLGPKALFQALCRMGIIMIYFYLCDRADVFMKEQKFYTHSTFFIPLIYIFVLGVFYNENSKETKLLNREQTDEWKGWMQLVILIYHISGASAFIPVYMHVRVLVAAYLFQTGYGHFSFFWLKGDFGLYRVCQVLFRLNFLVLVLCVVMDRPYQFYYFVPLVTFWFVVIYSTLAMWPQILQKKANSSGLWHLGVLAKLLGLLLFICIFAFSEGFFEQIFSVWPISMLFELNGSVHEWWFRWKLDRFAVIHGMLFAFIYLVLQKRQVLSESKGEALFSPKISNLLLFLSVVSFITYSIWASSCKTKTECNEMHPYISVVQILAFILIRNIPGYARSIYSSFFAWFGKISLELFICQYHIWLAADTKGILVLIPGNPSLNIMVSTFIFVCVAHEISLITNDLAQVVIPKDSVALLKRLGAVGILSLVVLLLPRSSKPTPGA; encoded by the exons ATGGAACCCGTGCCGGCGGCGGACCCGGCAGACGGCGCACAGGGAGGAGCGCCGCTGTTAGACCGCACAGGTGCTTGTTGTCATGGAGGAGCAAAGATGGCGGTCCTGGCCTATAGCCTGGGTAAACGCGAAATAAACCATCACTTCACCATCAGGAATGCCAAACTGATCTCGCTGGTACTCGTCATCTCGCTGCTTGTGCTCCACACAGCGTCGCGGTACTATGGAG GCGGAGACTCATGTGAACGGCTGCTGTCCAAAGGACGCTACTTGGGGGAGAACGTATGGCAGCCGTATGGCTGCATGATGCACAAATACAAAAGCAT TGAAGCCAAAACTTGCCTTGCTGAAAAGCGAGTGGCCTTTGTTGGTGATTCACGAATCAGGCAGCTATTTTACTCCTTCATCAAAATTATTGACCCTGAGCGAAGAGAAGATGGAAACAAG CACGAGGACATTTCCTTTGAAGTTGAGACTTCCTCTGTCAATGTG GACTTTCTGTGGTATCCAGAGGCAAATAATTCAATGAAGGAGCGCTTGATATCATGGACACAC GAAGGTTCAGCAAAGCCAGATGTTGTCATCCTTGGAGCTGCAACA TGGTCCATCAAGCTGCACAGTGGCAGCAGCGAGACGCTGGAGCAGTACAAAGCCAACCTGACAGCCATCGCTGTgcacctggagaagctggctGACCATGGAGAGGTCTATTGGGTCCTGCAAG ACCCAGTGAATGAGGAGGTGTTGAGTGAGAACAGGAAGATGATCACCAATCAACAGCTGGAGCTGTACAATGAAGTGGCGGCGGACGTGCTCAACAGCAGCAAGCGTAACGGCAGGTCCCGGGTCAAGCTGTTGGCTGCGTCCCGCCAGGCTGCGCTGGAAACTATCACCCAGTCAGACGACGGCTTGCACCTGCCTGAGAGCACCAGGAATGTG GGAGCCATGGTCCTCATGAACTCTCTCTGCAACAAGCTGCTGAGGCCCATTGACGGCTCCTGCTGCCAGACGTTGCCACCCCTGAACCTCCTGCAGAAACTGTCATTATGTTTCTTCCTGGGCTCGGCCCTGGTCTATCTGGTCTTCCACGTCCTCTGCAACAACCGTCACCGCCGACCTGTGCCAGCAGACGTAGAGAGCCTCGAGGAGAAGAAGCCAGCGACTGCAGCTGCCCCTCTGGGTCCAAAGGCGCTGTTCCAGGCCCTGTGCAGGATGGGCATCATCATGATCTATTTTTACCTTTGTGACAGAGCAGATGTGTTCATGAAAGAGCAGAAGTTCTACACTCACTCCACGTTCTTCATCCCTCTTATCTATATATTTGTCCTGGGAGTGTTCTACAATGAGAACAGCAAGGAG aCAAAATTACTCAACCGTGAGCAAACAGACGAGTGGAAAGGCTGGATGCAGTTGGTCATCCTCATCTATCACATATCTGGAGCCAGCGCT TTCATTCCGGTGTACATGCATGTGCGGGTGCTGGTGGCAGCGTACCTCTTTCAGACTGGCTATGgacacttttcctttttctggcTTAAAGGAGACTTTGGACTGTATAGAGTGTGCCAG GTACTTTTCCGTCTAAACTTCCTGGTCTTGGTGCTGTGTGTAGTAATGGACAGACCCTACCAGTTCTATTACTTTGTCCCATTGGTCACCTTCTGGTTTGTCGTCATCTACTCCACGCTGGCCATGTGGCCTCAGATCCTTCAGAAGAAGGCCAACA GTAGTGGCCTGTGGCACCTCGGGGTCTTGGCGAAGTTACTGGGTCTCCTGCTGTTCATCTGCATCTTTGCCTTTTCAGAG GGTTTCTTTGAGCAAATCTTCTCTGTTTGGCCCATCTCCATGCTCTTTGAGCTGAATGGAAGCGTCCACGAGTGGTGGTTCAGATGGAAGCTGGACCGATTT GCGGTGATACACGGCATGTTATTTGCCTTCATCTATCTGGTGCTTCAGAAGCGCCAGGTTCTGTCCGAGAGCAAAGGGGAGGCGCTCTTCTCTCCCAAGATCTCCaacctgctcctcttcctctccgtcgTCTCCTTCATA ACCTACTCAATATGGGCCAGCAGCTGCAAAACCAAAACGGAGTGTAACGAGATGCATCCTTACATCTCTGTGGTCCAg ATTCTGGCCTTCATTCTCATCAGGAACATTCCCGGCTATGCCCGCTCTATATATAGCTCATTCTTTGCGTGGTTTGGAAAGATCTCCTTGGAG CTGTTCATATGCCAGTACCACATCTGGCTGGCAGCAGACACCAAGGGGATTTTGGTCCTGATCCCAGGAAACCCTTCACTCAACATCATGGTCAGCACcttcatctttgtgtgtgtggctcatGAGATTTCCCTCATCACCAATGATCTGGCCCAGGTGGTCATCCCCAAAGACAGCGTGGCCCTGCTGAAGAGACTGGGGGCCGTTGGGATCCTCAGTCTGGTTGTATTACTGCTGCCCAGGAGCAGCAAGCCCACACCTGGTGCCTGA